One genomic region from Solwaraspora sp. WMMD792 encodes:
- a CDS encoding cytochrome P450, producing the protein MLFRNWETVDDQWPPVVRVADHTGAPHLLVTRHALVRQVLADPATFRPDNALDAVTPVPVTALRVLASYGFRLPPTLANNGTASHPAIRAVVAEALHPTRVAAQRDWLAGLVRERVAGLAATLAAGGRVDLYAGLAADLPLLVLARLVQLPPAATDTVKRFARAALELFWAPVDADRQHELAHTVGRFHTVLRDFAATGGGLAKSLRDAGQPADSVVGALFFLLVAGQETTSQFLTLLLHRLAGEPAVLAGLADGSIDVDDVVEEGLRLVPPIVTWRRRAALDTTVAGVPVPAGSSIVLWLAAAGRDPAVVARTDQFVPGQPGSRRHLAFGAGAHRCVGAQLARMETAVVVGQAVPLLTGAEVVRAPWSPDNLSFRMPDALVIRRPPPDTRPPPDTAPAG; encoded by the coding sequence GTGCTGTTCCGCAACTGGGAGACGGTCGACGACCAGTGGCCGCCGGTGGTCCGGGTCGCCGACCACACCGGTGCCCCGCACCTGCTGGTGACCCGACACGCCCTGGTCCGTCAGGTGCTCGCCGATCCGGCGACCTTCCGGCCGGACAACGCCCTGGACGCGGTCACCCCGGTGCCGGTCACCGCGCTGCGGGTGCTGGCCTCGTACGGTTTCCGGCTGCCGCCGACGCTGGCGAACAACGGCACCGCGAGCCATCCGGCGATCCGGGCGGTGGTCGCCGAGGCGCTGCACCCGACCCGGGTCGCCGCCCAACGGGACTGGCTGGCCGGGCTGGTCCGCGAACGGGTGGCCGGGCTGGCGGCGACGCTGGCCGCCGGCGGCCGGGTCGACCTGTACGCCGGGCTGGCCGCCGACCTGCCGCTGCTGGTGCTGGCCCGGCTGGTGCAGTTGCCGCCGGCCGCGACCGACACGGTGAAGCGGTTCGCCCGCGCCGCACTGGAGCTGTTCTGGGCTCCGGTCGACGCCGACCGACAGCACGAGCTGGCCCACACGGTGGGCCGGTTCCACACCGTGCTGCGGGACTTCGCGGCGACCGGCGGCGGGCTGGCGAAGTCGCTGCGCGACGCCGGGCAGCCGGCCGACTCGGTGGTCGGGGCGCTGTTCTTCCTGCTGGTCGCCGGGCAGGAGACCACCTCGCAGTTTCTGACGCTGCTGCTGCACCGGCTGGCCGGTGAGCCGGCGGTGCTCGCCGGGCTCGCCGACGGCTCGATCGACGTCGACGACGTGGTCGAGGAGGGGCTGCGCCTGGTGCCGCCGATCGTCACCTGGCGGCGGCGGGCGGCGCTCGACACGACGGTGGCCGGCGTGCCGGTGCCCGCCGGGTCGAGCATCGTGCTCTGGCTGGCCGCGGCCGGCCGGGATCCGGCCGTGGTGGCGCGGACCGACCAGTTCGTCCCCGGTCAGCCGGGTTCCCGCCGGCATCTGGCCTTCGGTGCCGGGGCGCACCGCTGTGTGGGGGCGCAGCTGGCCAGGATGGAGACGGCGGTGGTGGTCGGCCAGGCGGTGCCGCTGCTCACCGGCGCCGAGGTGGTCCGGGCGCCGTGGTCACCGGACAACCTGTCGTTCCGGATGCCGGACGCGCTGGTGATCCGGCGGCCGCCGCCGGACACCCGGCCGCCGCCGGACACCGCCCCGGCGGGCTGA
- a CDS encoding 50S ribosomal protein L11 methyltransferase, with product MTTDLSSAELSTFVRAHARLAPVTHVPELRLYQAAEPIGLWELTEGEFRSEQPPPFWAFPWAGGQALARFLLDHPQTVTGLRVLDLASGSGLVAIAAARAAAATVRAVDVDPVAGAAASLNAAANRVRLDVTVADLLDGDHGDAQVVLAGDVFYSEAMAARMLRFLLGAAADGARVLVGDPDRAYLPRERFTELADYQVPVPPALESVRVRRTRVWQLRPPVRRPARALA from the coding sequence GTGACCACTGATCTGTCCAGCGCCGAGCTGTCGACCTTCGTCCGTGCCCACGCCCGGCTCGCCCCGGTGACCCACGTGCCGGAGCTGCGGCTCTACCAGGCGGCCGAGCCGATCGGCCTGTGGGAGCTGACCGAGGGCGAGTTCCGCAGCGAACAACCACCGCCGTTCTGGGCGTTCCCCTGGGCCGGCGGTCAGGCGTTGGCCCGGTTCCTGCTGGACCATCCGCAGACCGTCACCGGCCTGCGGGTGCTGGATCTGGCCAGCGGATCCGGGTTGGTCGCCATCGCGGCGGCCAGGGCAGCGGCGGCGACGGTACGCGCGGTCGACGTGGACCCGGTGGCCGGCGCCGCCGCCAGCCTCAACGCCGCCGCCAACCGGGTACGGCTGGACGTCACCGTCGCCGATCTGCTCGACGGCGATCACGGCGACGCGCAGGTGGTGCTGGCCGGTGACGTGTTCTACAGCGAGGCGATGGCCGCGCGGATGCTGCGCTTCCTGCTGGGCGCCGCCGCCGACGGAGCCCGGGTGCTGGTCGGTGACCCGGACCGGGCGTACCTGCCCCGGGAGCGGTTCACCGAGCTGGCCGACTACCAGGTGCCGGTGCCGCCGGCGCTGGAGAGCGTCCGGGTCCGGCGTACCCGGGTCTGGCAGCTGCGCCCGCCGGTCCGCCGCCCGGCGCGGGCGCTAGCGTGA
- a CDS encoding rhamnulokinase family protein, with the protein MTTDRAAVAAVDLGAASGRVMLGEVDPDGVTLTEVHRFDNDAVQVAGTLYWDVLRLYSQSVTGLRAAVARRADLTSIGVDSWAVDYGLLDSGGDLLANPVHYRDRRTDGVADRVVARLGADRLYRTTGVQQLPFNTLFQLVAAADTPTLAAADRLLMIPDLLAYWLTGQVGTEVTNASTTQLLDVRTRRWATDVIADAGIPQRLFGPLRRPGEPAGELRRQVRSAIGADRPVPVTTVGSHDTASAVVAVPAVDGSFAFISCGTWSLVGLELAAPVLSAASRAANFSNEAGVDGTVRYLRNVMGLWLLQECLRHWRERGRPVELAAVLTQAARQPPLAAVVNPDDPAFLPPGDMPARLARACADTGQPVPDSPAAVVRCVVDSLALAHRSAVRQAAELADHEVTVVHLVGGGARNELLCQLTADACGLPVVAGPVEATALGNVVVQARAAGTVRGGLAELRALIRRGRRLRTYLPTAAGAEAWPAAAARVGLPA; encoded by the coding sequence GTGACCACCGACCGGGCGGCGGTGGCCGCCGTCGATCTCGGCGCGGCCAGCGGCCGGGTAATGCTCGGCGAGGTCGACCCGGACGGTGTCACGCTGACCGAGGTGCACCGGTTCGACAACGACGCGGTGCAGGTGGCCGGCACCCTGTACTGGGACGTACTGCGGCTGTACTCGCAGAGTGTGACCGGGTTGCGGGCGGCGGTGGCCCGCCGGGCCGATCTGACCAGCATCGGCGTCGATTCGTGGGCGGTCGACTACGGGCTGTTGGACAGCGGGGGTGATCTGCTCGCCAACCCGGTGCACTACCGCGACCGGCGCACCGACGGGGTCGCCGACCGGGTGGTCGCCCGGCTCGGCGCCGACCGGCTCTACCGGACCACCGGCGTGCAGCAACTGCCGTTCAACACGCTGTTCCAGCTGGTCGCCGCCGCCGACACGCCGACGCTGGCGGCCGCCGACCGGCTGCTGATGATCCCCGACCTGCTCGCCTACTGGCTGACCGGGCAGGTCGGCACCGAGGTCACCAACGCCTCCACCACCCAGCTGCTCGACGTGCGCACCCGCCGCTGGGCGACAGACGTGATCGCCGACGCCGGCATCCCGCAGCGGCTCTTCGGCCCGCTGCGCCGGCCGGGTGAGCCGGCCGGCGAACTGCGTCGTCAGGTACGGTCCGCGATCGGTGCCGACCGGCCGGTGCCGGTGACCACGGTCGGCTCGCACGACACCGCGTCGGCGGTGGTCGCCGTACCGGCGGTGGACGGATCGTTCGCGTTCATCTCGTGCGGCACCTGGTCGCTGGTCGGGCTCGAACTGGCCGCACCGGTGCTGTCGGCGGCCAGCCGGGCGGCGAACTTCAGCAACGAGGCCGGCGTCGACGGCACCGTACGGTACCTGCGTAACGTGATGGGTCTCTGGCTGCTGCAGGAATGCCTACGGCACTGGCGGGAGCGGGGCCGGCCGGTGGAGCTGGCGGCGGTACTCACGCAGGCCGCCCGCCAGCCGCCGCTCGCCGCGGTGGTCAACCCGGACGACCCGGCGTTCCTGCCACCCGGTGACATGCCGGCCCGGCTGGCCCGGGCGTGCGCGGACACCGGTCAGCCGGTGCCGGACTCGCCCGCCGCCGTGGTCCGCTGCGTCGTCGACAGCCTCGCCCTCGCCCACCGGTCGGCGGTACGTCAGGCGGCCGAACTCGCCGACCACGAGGTGACCGTGGTGCATCTGGTCGGCGGCGGAGCCCGCAACGAACTGCTCTGCCAGCTCACCGCGGACGCCTGCGGGCTGCCGGTGGTCGCCGGCCCGGTCGAGGCGACCGCGCTCGGCAACGTCGTGGTGCAGGCCCGAGCCGCCGGCACCGTCCGGGGCGGACTCGCCGAGCTGCGGGCGTTGATCCGACGCGGTCGCCGGTTACGGACGTATCTGCCCACGGCGGCCGGCGCCGAGGCCTGGCCGGCGGCGGCCGCCCGGGTCGGCCTGCCGGCCTGA
- a CDS encoding bifunctional aldolase/short-chain dehydrogenase: MGGQPQTAGQPQTAGQPQTAGQPQPAAGHPQPARHPEVAALLARGHRLGADRRTTNYGGGNISAKATADDPVTGDPVELMWVKGSGGDIGTLTDAGLAVLRVDRLHELAGRYLGRRHGKPVGPRREDEMVPALDYCLHGRGGAAPSIDTAMHGLIDAAHVDHLHPEAGLAFATAADGPELTRRCFGDRVLWVPWRRPGFQLGVDIAALARDNPQAIGVILGGHGITAWGATSDECEARSMEIISGIDRFLAEHGRPEPFGPVRDGYAALAADQRAARAAALAPLIRGLVSTDGRQVGQFSDDPAVLDFLSRTALPRLAELGTSCPDHFLRTRVRPLLLDLPADTPLAEVRDRLGELHQRYRDAYRAYYQRYAGPDSPPMRGADPTIVLVPGVGMFSYGRDAATARIAGEYYRNAIEAMRGAEAVSTYTPIGEAEKFRIEYWALEEAKLRRLPAPRPLAGRVALVTGGGSGIGAATARRLAGEGASVVVADRDGAAAAEVAGGIGGPDRAVAVTVDVTDANAVETALARAALVFGGVDLVVNNAGLSLSRPLLETTDDDWDRQHRVMARGSFLVSRAAARIMVDQALGGDIIYVVSKNSVFAGPENVAYGAAKADQAHQVRLLAAELGAHGIRVNGVNPDGVVRGSGIFAAGWGAQRAAVYGVPEAELGAFYARRTLLKREVLPEHVANAVFVLATDDLSHTTGTHLPVDAGVPAAFLR, from the coding sequence ATGGGCGGACAGCCACAAACCGCCGGACAGCCACAAACCGCCGGACAGCCACAAACCGCCGGACAGCCACAGCCCGCCGCCGGACACCCGCAGCCCGCCAGGCATCCCGAGGTCGCCGCGCTGCTGGCCCGGGGCCACCGGCTGGGCGCCGACCGGCGGACCACGAACTACGGTGGCGGCAACATCTCCGCCAAGGCCACCGCCGACGACCCGGTCACCGGCGACCCGGTCGAGCTGATGTGGGTCAAGGGTTCCGGCGGCGACATCGGCACGTTGACCGACGCCGGGCTGGCGGTGCTGCGGGTCGACCGGCTGCACGAGCTGGCCGGACGCTACCTGGGCCGCCGACACGGCAAGCCGGTCGGGCCGCGACGTGAGGACGAGATGGTGCCGGCGCTCGACTACTGCCTGCACGGTCGGGGCGGCGCGGCCCCGTCGATCGACACCGCGATGCACGGCCTGATCGACGCCGCCCACGTCGACCACCTGCACCCGGAGGCCGGGCTGGCCTTCGCCACGGCGGCCGACGGGCCCGAGCTGACCCGGCGCTGCTTCGGCGACCGGGTGCTGTGGGTGCCGTGGCGGCGGCCCGGCTTCCAGTTGGGCGTCGACATCGCCGCCCTGGCCCGGGACAATCCGCAGGCGATCGGCGTGATCCTCGGCGGGCACGGGATCACCGCGTGGGGGGCGACCAGCGACGAGTGCGAAGCCAGGTCAATGGAGATCATCTCCGGCATCGACCGGTTCCTGGCCGAACACGGCCGTCCGGAGCCGTTCGGGCCGGTCCGGGACGGGTACGCGGCGCTCGCCGCCGACCAGCGGGCCGCCCGCGCCGCCGCGCTCGCCCCGCTGATCCGTGGCCTGGTCAGCACCGACGGCCGGCAGGTCGGCCAGTTCAGCGACGACCCGGCGGTGCTGGACTTCCTGTCCCGTACGGCGCTCCCCCGGCTGGCCGAGCTCGGCACCTCCTGCCCGGACCACTTCCTACGGACCCGGGTCCGGCCCCTGCTGCTGGACCTGCCGGCGGACACCCCGCTGGCCGAGGTCCGCGACCGGCTCGGTGAGCTGCACCAGCGGTACCGGGACGCGTACCGGGCCTACTACCAGCGGTACGCCGGACCGGACTCGCCGCCGATGCGCGGCGCCGATCCGACGATCGTGCTGGTGCCGGGGGTCGGCATGTTCAGCTACGGGCGGGACGCCGCGACGGCCCGGATCGCCGGCGAGTACTACCGCAACGCGATCGAGGCGATGCGCGGCGCCGAGGCGGTGTCGACGTACACGCCGATCGGCGAGGCGGAGAAGTTCCGCATCGAATACTGGGCGTTGGAAGAGGCGAAGCTGCGCCGGCTGCCGGCGCCCCGGCCGTTGGCCGGGCGGGTCGCGCTGGTCACCGGCGGCGGGTCGGGTATCGGCGCGGCCACCGCCCGCCGGTTGGCCGGCGAGGGCGCCAGCGTGGTCGTCGCCGACCGCGACGGCGCGGCCGCCGCCGAGGTGGCCGGCGGGATCGGCGGGCCGGACCGGGCGGTCGCGGTCACCGTGGACGTCACCGACGCCAATGCGGTCGAGACGGCACTGGCGCGTGCCGCGCTGGTCTTCGGCGGGGTCGACCTGGTCGTCAACAACGCCGGGTTGTCGCTGTCCCGGCCGCTGCTGGAGACCACCGACGACGACTGGGACCGGCAGCACCGGGTGATGGCACGCGGGTCGTTCCTGGTGTCCCGGGCCGCCGCCCGGATCATGGTCGACCAGGCTCTCGGCGGCGACATCATCTACGTGGTCAGCAAGAACTCGGTGTTCGCCGGGCCGGAGAACGTCGCGTACGGCGCGGCAAAGGCGGATCAGGCGCACCAGGTGCGGCTGCTCGCCGCCGAGCTGGGCGCACACGGCATCCGGGTGAACGGCGTCAACCCGGACGGCGTGGTCCGCGGCTCGGGGATCTTCGCCGCCGGCTGGGGTGCCCAGCGGGCCGCCGTGTACGGCGTACCCGAGGCGGAGCTGGGCGCGTTCTACGCCCGCCGCACGCTGTTGAAGCGTGAGGTGCTGCCGGAGCACGTGGCGAACGCCGTCTTCGTGCTGGCCACCGACGACCTCTCCCACACCACCGGCACCCACCTGCCGGTCGACGCCGGCGTACCCGCGGCCTTCCTCCGGTGA